A genomic window from Syngnathus typhle isolate RoL2023-S1 ecotype Sweden linkage group LG18, RoL_Styp_1.0, whole genome shotgun sequence includes:
- the LOC133143154 gene encoding fibrinogen C domain-containing protein 1-like, translated as MSGVTKLRPQDIVKELGALVGTLPNSIPDHNCTDLACHWAALQTALAELKASHTAISSDLEKSQTALTELKAGQAALAELKAGQEAGQTALAELKGGQAALAELKAGQEAGQNALAELKAGQTALAELKGSHTAIRSDLEKSQTAFARLKAGQEASQTALAELKASHNASQSLLAKVWEEISSDKGLLSQRLKDLKTDYQSISQELSQEHKELHDFGLALSSLQQKVVDQPTLNRELKAIMARDCSQVMAAGKSQDGIHTFFIGSDSFEAYCDMSVDGGGWTVIQRRKDGSVDFFRGWNDYRKGFGDLAGEHWLGLQNIHALTASGGYQLRIDFTISNGNTYYALYDDFSVGRNSLDPDKDGYPLLVSGYSGTAGDKFTYHSGMKFTTKDRHQDKSTVNCANSWKGAWWYNYCRMSNLNGLYKATGTCDGSSAQWDYLGSLSFPCLRFVEMKIRPRK; from the exons atgtcaggggtcaccaaactacg GCCTCAGGACATCGTCAAAGAGTTGGGCGCGCTGGTAGGGACTTTGCCCAACAGCATCCCGGACCACAACTGCACCGACTTAGCCTGCCACTGGGCGGCGCTGCAgaccgcattggcagagctgaaagCGAGTCACACGGCAATTTccagcgacctggagaagagtcagacggcattgacagagctgaaggcaggtcaggcggcattggcagagctgaaggcaggtcaggaggcaggtcagacggcattggcagagctgaagggaGGTCAggcggcattggcagagctgaaggcaggtcaggaggcaggccagaacgcattggcagagctgaaggcaggtcagacggcattggcagagctgaaggggAGTCACACCGCGATTCGcagcgacctggagaagagtCAGACCGCATTCGCaaggctgaaggcaggtcaggaggcaagtcagacggcattggcagagctgaaggcaagtCACAACGCGAGTCAGAGCCTGCTGGCCAAAGTCTGGGAGGAGATTAGCAGCGACAAAGGGCTTCTGAGTCAGAGACTGAAAGACCTGAAGACGGACTACCAGAGCATATCTCAG GAGCTGTCACAAGAGCACAAGGAGTTACACGACTTCGGTTTGGCTTTGTCCAGCCTGCAGCAGAAGGTGGTGGATCAGCCCACACTTAACAGGGAACTCAAAG CTATCATGGCCAGAGACTGCAGTCAGGTCATGGCGGCGGGAAAGTCCCAAGATGGAATCCATACCTTCTTTATTGGGTCCGACAGCTTCGAGGCTTACTGCGACATGAGCGTGGACGGGGGAGGCTGGACC GTGATCCAGAGGAGAAAGGACGGCTCCGTCGACTTCTTTCGGGGTTGGAACGACTATCGCAAGGGCTTTGGAGACCTCGCCGGAGAGCACTGGCTCG GCCTGCAAAACATCCACGCTCTGACGGCCTCGGGCGGTTACCAGTTGCGGATCGACTTCACCATATCCAACGGCAACACTTACTACGCTCTCTACGACGACTTCTCGGTGGGCCGGAACTCGCTGGACCCCGACAAGGACGGCTACCCGCTGCTTGTGAGCGGCTATTCTGGAACCGCAG GCGATAAATTCACCTACCATTCTGGGATGAAGTTCACCACCAAAGACCGCCACCAAGACAAGTCTACTGTCAATTGCGCCAATAGCTGGAAGGGCGCTTGGTGGTACAATTATTGTCGCATGTCCAACCTGAACGGGCTGTACAAGGCAACCGGCACCTGCGACGGTAGCAGTGCACAGTGGGATTATTTGGGCTCATTAAGTTTTCCCTGCCTGAGATTTGTGGAGATGAAGATCCGGCCCAGAAAGTGA
- the LOC133142886 gene encoding brain-specific angiogenesis inhibitor 1-associated protein 2-like isoform X1: MQSYVSPANMSRTDEVHRITENVYKSIMEQFNPCLKNFVAMGKSYEKALTREVLLQMAEVHRRIQIQLEEMLKSFHNELLTELEKKVQMDARYLNAALKKYQTEHRSKGESLEKCQNELKKLRRKSQSGKTLAKHGGDKDAQMSGAMLEAGAKTLVGPPQLAALRSGSSGPQRLMEGGAEHYQQWSESQVAAGAAAPPRGKTSYSNTLPIRKAAPAGSKTSLAEPRTLPRSSSMAAGLEKKERGGQTARVRALFSHAAGDNGTLLSFQQGDAVTLLVPEARDGWHYGENEKTRMRGWFPFSYTRVISEDDGDDRLPFHSFHPGRSCSTGNLLDRDTGAVVTFADHHVRPSARRPRPYGLTVQAEPAAEQYDLAFRFAGSASEVKLISTV; the protein is encoded by the exons ATGCAGTCATACGTCTCGCCAGCAAACATGTCCAGAACCGACGAAGTCCACCGGATCACCGAGAACGTCTACAAG TCCATCATGGAGCAGTTCAACCCGTGCCTGAAGAACTTTGTGGCCATGGGCAAAAGCTACGAGAAAGCACTGACCA GGGAGGTCCTCTTGCAGATGGCCGAAGTGCACCGGCGGATTCAGATCCAGCTGGAGGAGATG CTCAAGTCGTTTCACAACGAGCTGCTGACCGAGCTGGAGAAGAAAGTGCAGATGGACGCTCGCTACCTCAAC GCGGCGCTCAAGAAGTACCAGACGGAGCACAGGAGCAAAGGGGAGAGTTTGGAAAAGTGCCAGAACGAACTCAAGAAGCTGCGGCGCAAAAGTCAGAGTGGAAAGACGCTCGCCAAGCATGGCGGCGACAAGGATGCGCAG ATGAGCGGCGCCATGCTGGAGGCGGGCGCCAAAACATTGGTCGGACCTCCACAACTGGCGGCGCTCCGAAGCGGCAGCAGCGGCCCACAG AGGTTGATGGAAGGCGGCGCCGAACACTACCAGCAGTGGTCCGAGTCCCAAGTCGCAGCGGGGGCGGCGGCCCCGCCCCGTGGCAAGACGTCCTACTCCAACACGCTGCCCATACGCAAGGCAGCGCCCGCCGGTAGCAAGACCTCGCTGG CGGAGCCTCGCACACTGCCGCGCTCCAGCTCGATGGCGGCGGGCCTGGAGAAGAAGGAGCGAGGCGGGCAGACGGCGCGGGTGCGGGCACTCTTCTCGCACGCGGCCGGCGACAACGGCACGCTGCTCAGCTTCCAGCAAGGCGACGCCGTCACGCTGCTGGTGCCCGAGGCCCGTGACGGCTGGCACTACGGCGAGAACGAGAAGACGCGCAT GCGGGGATGGTTTCCCTTCTCGTACACGCGTGTCATCTCAGAGGACGACGGCGATGACCGACTGCCTTTTCACAG CTTCCATCCTGGGCGGAGCTGCAGCACGGGAAACCTTCTGGACAGAGACACCGGCGCCGTCGTCACCTTTGCCGACCACCACGTCCGCCCGTCGGCCAGACGGCCGCGCCCCTACGGCCTCACCGTGCAG GCGGAGCCAGCGGCGGAGCAGTACGATCTGGCATTCCGTTTCGCCGGCAG TGCTTCGGAAGTCAAACTCATTTCCACAGTGTGA
- the LOC133142886 gene encoding brain-specific angiogenesis inhibitor 1-associated protein 2-like isoform X2: MAEVHRRIQIQLEEMLKSFHNELLTELEKKVQMDARYLNAALKKYQTEHRSKGESLEKCQNELKKLRRKSQSGKTLAKHGGDKDAQMSGAMLEAGAKTLVGPPQLAALRSGSSGPQRLMEGGAEHYQQWSESQVAAGAAAPPRGKTSYSNTLPIRKAAPAGSKTSLAEPRTLPRSSSMAAGLEKKERGGQTARVRALFSHAAGDNGTLLSFQQGDAVTLLVPEARDGWHYGENEKTRMRGWFPFSYTRVISEDDGDDRLPFHSFHPGRSCSTGNLLDRDTGAVVTFADHHVRPSARRPRPYGLTVQAEPAAEQYDLAFRFAGSASEVKLISTV; the protein is encoded by the exons ATGGCCGAAGTGCACCGGCGGATTCAGATCCAGCTGGAGGAGATG CTCAAGTCGTTTCACAACGAGCTGCTGACCGAGCTGGAGAAGAAAGTGCAGATGGACGCTCGCTACCTCAAC GCGGCGCTCAAGAAGTACCAGACGGAGCACAGGAGCAAAGGGGAGAGTTTGGAAAAGTGCCAGAACGAACTCAAGAAGCTGCGGCGCAAAAGTCAGAGTGGAAAGACGCTCGCCAAGCATGGCGGCGACAAGGATGCGCAG ATGAGCGGCGCCATGCTGGAGGCGGGCGCCAAAACATTGGTCGGACCTCCACAACTGGCGGCGCTCCGAAGCGGCAGCAGCGGCCCACAG AGGTTGATGGAAGGCGGCGCCGAACACTACCAGCAGTGGTCCGAGTCCCAAGTCGCAGCGGGGGCGGCGGCCCCGCCCCGTGGCAAGACGTCCTACTCCAACACGCTGCCCATACGCAAGGCAGCGCCCGCCGGTAGCAAGACCTCGCTGG CGGAGCCTCGCACACTGCCGCGCTCCAGCTCGATGGCGGCGGGCCTGGAGAAGAAGGAGCGAGGCGGGCAGACGGCGCGGGTGCGGGCACTCTTCTCGCACGCGGCCGGCGACAACGGCACGCTGCTCAGCTTCCAGCAAGGCGACGCCGTCACGCTGCTGGTGCCCGAGGCCCGTGACGGCTGGCACTACGGCGAGAACGAGAAGACGCGCAT GCGGGGATGGTTTCCCTTCTCGTACACGCGTGTCATCTCAGAGGACGACGGCGATGACCGACTGCCTTTTCACAG CTTCCATCCTGGGCGGAGCTGCAGCACGGGAAACCTTCTGGACAGAGACACCGGCGCCGTCGTCACCTTTGCCGACCACCACGTCCGCCCGTCGGCCAGACGGCCGCGCCCCTACGGCCTCACCGTGCAG GCGGAGCCAGCGGCGGAGCAGTACGATCTGGCATTCCGTTTCGCCGGCAG TGCTTCGGAAGTCAAACTCATTTCCACAGTGTGA
- the LOC133143155 gene encoding fibrinogen C domain-containing protein 1-like, producing MAHFDDRSGTTDDGVSEGASESVVVGRSETSLALQFQRPSDRRQDTTPWWRLIRWGSILAVVPTLLLVVLVIQNIVFFHLNRPQDIVKELGALVGTLPNSIPDHNCTDLACHWAALQTALAELKASHTAISSDLEKSQTALTELKAGQEAGQTALAELKAGQTALAELKAGQEAGQTALAELKASHTAISSDLEKSQTALAELKAGQEAGQTGLAELKAGQTALAELKAGQEAGQTALAELKASHRAISSDLEKSQTALAELKAGQTALAELKASHTAISSDLEKSQTALAELTAGHNASQSLLAKAWDEISSDKGLLSQRLKDLKTDYQSMSQELSQEQKELHDFGLALSSLQQKVVDQLTLNRELKAIMARDCSQVMAAGKSQDGIHTFFIGSDSFKAYCDMSLDGGGWTVIQRRKDGSVDFFRGWNDYRKGFGDLAGEHWLGLQNIHALTASGAYQLRIDFTIFDGRTYYALYDDFSVGRNSLDPDKDGYPLLVSGYSGTAGESLTFLHSGMKFTTKDRDQDTSTDNCANKYKGAWWYRNCYASNLNGLYKATGTCDLSNALWLDLRPPSYTCLRFVEMKIRPRK from the exons ATGGCTCACTTCGAC GACCGTTCCGGGACCACTGACGACGGCGTGTCCGAAGGAGCATCTGAGTCTGTGGTCGTCGGCCGCTCAGAGAC TTCGTTGGCTTTGCAGTTTCAACGTCCCTCTGATCGGAGACAAGACACCACACCATGGTGGCGTTTG ATACGCTGGGGCTCCATTCTGGCGGTGGTCCCGACGCTCCTCTTGGTCGTGCTTGTCATCCAAAACATCGTCTTCTTCCACTTGAACAG GCCTCAGGACATCGTCAAAGAGTTGGGCGCGCTGGTAGGGACTTTGCCCAACAGCATCCCGGACCACAACTGCACCGACTTAGCCTGCCACTGGGCGGCGCTGCAgaccgcattggcagagctgaaagCGAGTCACACTGCGATTTccagcgacctggagaagagtcagacggcattgacagagctgaaggcaggtcaggaggcaggtcagacggcattggcagagctgaaggcaggtcagacggcattggcagagctgaaggcaggtcaagaggcaggtcagacggcattggcagagctgaaggcgagTCACACGGCGATTTccagcgacctggagaagagtcagacggcattggcagagctgaaggcaggtcaggaggcaggccAGACCggattggcagagctgaaggcaggtcagacggcattggcagagctgaaggcaggtcaagaggcaggtcagacggcattggcagagctgaaggcgagTCACAGGGCGATTTccagcgacctggagaagagtcagacagcattggcagagctgaaggcaggtcagacggcattggcagagctgaaggcgagTCACACGGCGATTTccagcgacctggagaagagtcagacggcattggcagagctgacgGCAGGTCACAACGCGAGTCAGAGCCTGCTGGCCAAAGCCTGGGACGAGATTAGCAGCGACAAAGGGCTTCTGAGTCAGAGACTGAAAGACCTGAAGACGGACTACCAGAGCATGTCTCAG GAGCTGTCACAAGAGCAGAAGGAGTTACACGACTTCGGTTTGGCTTTGTCCAGCCTGCAGCAGAAGGTGGTGGATCAGCTCACACTTAACAGGGAACTCAAAG cTATCATGGCCAGAGACTGCAGTCAGGTCATGGCGGCGGGAAAGTCCCAAGATGGAATCCATACCTTCTTTATTGGGTCCGACAGCTTCAAGGCTTACTGCGACATGAGCCTGGACGGGGGAGGCTGGACT GTGATCCAGAGGAGAAAGGACGGCTCCGTCGACTTCTTTCGGGGTTGGAATGACTATCGAAAGGGCTTTGGAGACCTGGCCGGAGAGCACTGGCTCG GCCTGCAAAACATCCACGCTCTGACGGCCTCGGGCGCTTACCAGTTGCGGATCGACTTCACCATATTCGACGGCCGCACTTACTACGCTCTCTACGACGACTTCTCGGTGGGCCGGAACTCGCTGGACCCCGACAAGGACGGCTACCCGCTGCTTGTGAGCGGCTATTCTGGAACCGCAG gCGAAAGTCTCACCTTtctccattctgggatgaagtTCACCACCAAAGACCGCGACCAAGACACGTCTACTGACAATTGCGCCAACAAGTACAAGGGCGCTTGGTGGTACAGAAATTGTTACGCGTCCAACCTGAACGGGCTGTACAAGGCAACCGGCACCTGCGACCTTAGCAATGCACTCTGGCTAGATTTGCGGCCACCAAGTTATACCTGCCTGAGATTTGTGGAGATGAAGATCCGGCCCAGAAAGTGA
- the LOC133171215 gene encoding uncharacterized protein LOC133171215, whose protein sequence is MSGILGNMDIFDSSVEDWTTYVERVEQYCLANEIQDERKVAVLLSVMGAKMYNLLRSLVAPAKPADKTFDEIMQIMKSHLNPAPLVIAERFRFHKRNQSRTETVSEYIAELRKLAEHCQFRDGLSDALRDRFVCGLHNESIQKRLLTEDKLTLQRAVEIAVSAETAARDATELQVRRKVFLLWLPLVYNVGLSFLEHTPIP, encoded by the exons atgtccggaatcttgggaaatatggacatatttgacagttcggtagaagactggacaacttatgtggaaagagttgagcagtactgcctagctaatgagatacaggacgaaagaaaagtagctgtcctactcagtgtcatgggcgccaaaatgtataacttactccgcagcctggtcgccccagctaaaccggcagacaaaacatttgatgaaataatgcagataatgaaaagtcatctaaacccagctccattggtgattgctgagcgctttagatttcacaagagaaaccagtcaaggacggagacggtgtcagagtacatcgcagaactgaggaaactggccgaacactgtcagttcagagacggactttcagatgctctgagggacaggttcgtgtgcgggctgcacaacgagagcattcagaaacggcttttgacggaggacaaactcaccttgcaacgagcagtggaaatagctgtttcagcggagacagcagcaagggatgcgacggagcttcaag tccgaagaaaggtgttcctgctatggctgccgctcgtttacaacgttgggctctctttcttggagcacacacctataccatag